The following nucleotide sequence is from Phycisphaera sp..
GGGTGCATCGTGGTGGTCGAGGTGAAGGCCAGGCGGTTTCGTGAGGGAACACCGCCGCCGCAGGCATCGGTGACACTCACGAAGCGGCAGCGGCTGGCGAGGATCCTGGAGCACCTCGTCAACAAGAACGACTGGCAGGGACGGCCCCGGCGGGTCGACGTGGTTGCCATCGAGTTTCGTTCTCGCGGCTGGCTTGGGCCGAAGCCCACGGTCAAGCACTTCGAGAACGCGGTGCTCAAGGGCGGGGGTGCCCGCTAGTCGGGAGAGTCGCTCATCGCGTCCGGCTTGATATCCGGCTCGGACCAGTCCCGGCGGCCCGCCAGGCGATCTCGGAATTGCGCCTCGACGCGGCGTTCCTGGACGACCTCGAGGTCGAGACGCAGCGGCACGATGACACTGAACATCGAGCCCCGCCCGATGTCGGACACGAGCTGGATCTCGCACTGGAGCAGGCCCGCGAGTTCCTTGGCGATGGCCAGGCCCAGCCCCGTGCCCGCATGCTCGCGTGTCCGGCTGGCGTCGACCTGGGTGAACTTCTCGAAGACGCGTTCCTGGTCGTCGGGCGGGATGCCCGGGCCGTTGTCGATCACGCTGATGCGGACACGGTCGGTGCCGCTGGCGTTGGTGAGACGCTCGGCCCGCAACTCGACGCGCATTGGGCCGGTCGAGCCGGGCGCTCCGGTGAATTTGACGGCGTTGGAAAGGAAATTGAACACGACCTGCTGGAGCTTCTTCGGGTCGGTCTCGACCACGGGCAGGTCGGCCTCGACGTACTGGACGATCTCGATGCCGCGGCGTTGGGCGAGGGGATCAACCAGGCCGCTGAGGGTCTCGCAGAGCGTGGGCACGCTGACGGCCTGAACGTGGAGCTCGAAGCGGCCGGCCTCGAGCTTGGCCATCTCGAGGAGGCCGTTGATCATCTCGAGCAGATCCCGCCCGGCGGTGTGGATGTACTGGAGGTAGCGCATGCGCTTAGCGCGTTTCTCGGGTGTTTCTTCGACGCCCTGGTCGCTGGACTGGGCGATCTCGAGGAGGAGTTCGGCGAAGCCGTTGATGGAATTGAGCGGCGTGCGCAGCTCGTGGCTGACATTGGCCAGAAAGTCGCTCTTGAGCCGGTTGGCCTCGAACAGGACCTTGTTGGCCTCGGCCAGCTCGCTGACACGGCTTTCGAGAGCACCGCGAGCGGCGCGGAGGCGTTGCTCGTTGGTTTGCAGGGTGCCCAGCATGTTGTTGAACGCGCTGGCGAGTTCCTCGAATTCGTCGTGGGTCTCGACCTTCACGCGGTGGGCCAGGTCGCCCTCGCGGACCTTATCGACGCCCTGTCGCAGGACGTCGACCGGCTTGAGGATAATGCGGTGCAGCAGGATGTAGAACAGCCCGACCGCCACCGCGAGCACGGCGGCGCCGGCATTGAGGAGGTAGATCGCATTGACGGCCATGAGCCAGGCGGCACCCTCGGCCGGACGCTCGAGCACGATCATGCCGAGCAAGGGCCCGGGCGCGGCGGGCTCGTCGGGTTCGCCCGAGGGGATCGAAGGCCCCCGGATCGCCCGGGCGTACCGCTCGGTGCGCTCCGTACGCGTCAGGATCTGCCAGCGATAGTGCCAGGTGTGGTCCTGGAGTTCGACGCGTGGGGTGCCGTCTCGCTCGAAGCGGGCAAGGGCGCGGCGGAGGAACGGATCCTCGCTGGCGTTGTTGCGGGCGGAATCGGCGTCAAACCACGTGGCGGCTATTCCGAGGCGCTCGGTGGGCTGGGCGGGGGGTGGCATGTCCTCTCCGGCCGAGCGCCAGGTCTCGACCATCTGGCGGCTGAGCTGGAGTTCGCCGCTGCTGACCAGGGCGCTCATGCGGAGCCAGGCCACGGTCAGGGCGATCACGATGATGAGCACCAGGGCCGCCCCGAAGAGCACCAGAGCCTTATCGGCCAGGGCCATGCGGCGGATGCGGTTGAGGATGGCCATGGCCAGCTTGATCATGCGGCCCGATGGTAGTTCGAGACCGGCGCGGGGCGCGTACGATGACCGCCCATGCCGCGCGTGTACCTCGAAACCTTCGGATGCCAGATGAACGAGCTCGACAGCGAGCTGGTGGCCGGCCGTTTGGCCCAGCTTGGCTACGCAATGACGCGAGATGCGGGCGAGGCCGACGTGCTGCTGTACAACACCTGCTCGGTGCGTGAGCAAGCCGAGCAGAAGGTGTGGAGCCGGCTTGGCGAGTTGAAGAAGACCAAGAAGACCAAGCCCGGCCTGGTGGTGGGCGTCCTGGGGTGCATGGCCGAGCGTGACGGCGCCGACCTGATGAAGCGGATGCCCGTGGTCGACATTATGTGCGGGCCGGGCGAACTGGACAAGCTGCCCGAATTGCTCGACAACGCGGTCAGGACACGGGCGTCGCTCACCGGAGATCAATCGGCTGCCCAGGCGGCGCTGCAAGGCAACACGAGCCGGCGGAGCCAGACGCTGGGTGCCGCCGAGGATCGGCTCGAGCTGCTTGATCTGTCCCGGACGATCTCGCCGGTCGATCCCGATGGCAGCTACCGGAGTTCGTACGTTCGAATCACGAGGGGGTGCAACAAGTTCTGCACGTACTGCGTGGTGCCCTTCACGCGCGGGGCGGAGATCCACCGCCCGCCCGAGCACATCATCGACGAATGCAAGCGGCTGGCGGACGCGGGCGTGGTCGAGGTGACGCTCCTTGGCCAGACAGTGAACCACTACCGCTTCGAGCACGGGGCGTCGGTGAGCGTGAGCGGGGTGGAACAGCCGCAGAAGGGCCGGACCTACAAGGGCAGCCACCACCGCGACGCGTTCGCGGGCAGCAGCGTGACG
It contains:
- a CDS encoding YraN family protein, which codes for MRVGRRDKLGPRGERVAARYLRRKGYKVLGKNLETRFGEADLLCEGLGGCIVVVEVKARRFREGTPPPQASVTLTKRQRLARILEHLVNKNDWQGRPRRVDVVAIEFRSRGWLGPKPTVKHFENAVLKGGGAR
- a CDS encoding HAMP domain-containing histidine kinase; the encoded protein is MIKLAMAILNRIRRMALADKALVLFGAALVLIIVIALTVAWLRMSALVSSGELQLSRQMVETWRSAGEDMPPPAQPTERLGIAATWFDADSARNNASEDPFLRRALARFERDGTPRVELQDHTWHYRWQILTRTERTERYARAIRGPSIPSGEPDEPAAPGPLLGMIVLERPAEGAAWLMAVNAIYLLNAGAAVLAVAVGLFYILLHRIILKPVDVLRQGVDKVREGDLAHRVKVETHDEFEELASAFNNMLGTLQTNEQRLRAARGALESRVSELAEANKVLFEANRLKSDFLANVSHELRTPLNSINGFAELLLEIAQSSDQGVEETPEKRAKRMRYLQYIHTAGRDLLEMINGLLEMAKLEAGRFELHVQAVSVPTLCETLSGLVDPLAQRRGIEIVQYVEADLPVVETDPKKLQQVVFNFLSNAVKFTGAPGSTGPMRVELRAERLTNASGTDRVRISVIDNGPGIPPDDQERVFEKFTQVDASRTREHAGTGLGLAIAKELAGLLQCEIQLVSDIGRGSMFSVIVPLRLDLEVVQERRVEAQFRDRLAGRRDWSEPDIKPDAMSDSPD